From a region of the Salmo trutta chromosome 10, fSalTru1.1, whole genome shotgun sequence genome:
- the rbp4 gene encoding retinol-binding protein 4 — protein sequence MLRICVALCVLATCWAQDCQVSNIQVMQNFDRSRYTGRWYAVAKKDPVGLFLLDNVVAQFSVDESGKMTATAHGRVIILNNWEMCANMFGTFEDTPDPAKFKMRYWGAASYLQTGNDDHWVIDTDYDNYAIHYSCREVDLDGTCLDGYSFIFSRHPTGLRPEDQKIVTNKKKDICFLGKYRRVGHTGFCESS from the exons ATGCTGAGGATCTGTGTGGCCCTCTGTGTCCTGGCAACATGCTGGGCACAGGACTGTCAAGTTTCAAACATTCAGGTCATGCAGAACTTTGATAGGAGCAGG TATACTGGTAGGTGGTATGCTGTGGCCAAGAAAGATCCTGTTGGTCTGTTCCTCTTGGACAATGTCGTTGCTCAGTTCTCAGTAGATGAAAGTGGCAAAATGACTGCAACTGCCCACGGCAGAGTTATCATCCTGAA CAACTGGGAAATGTGTGCCAACATGTTCGGCACCTTCGAGGACACTCCAGACCCTGCCAAGTTCAAGATGAGATATTGGGGCGCTGCTTCATACCTCCAGACTGGAA ACGATGACCACTGGGTCATTGACACCGACTATGACAACTACGCCATCCACTACTCCTGCAGAGAGGTTGACCTGGACGGCACCTGCCTGGACGGATACTCCTTCATCTTCTCCCGTCACCCCACCGGCCTGAGGCCCGAAGACCAGAAGATTGTCACAAACAAGAAAAAGGATATCTGCTTCCTCGGCAAATACAGACGCGTTGGACACACTG GTTTCTGTGAAAGCAGTTGA